The genomic interval CGAGCGCGACCCTTGTCCTTCTTGAGCGGGTAGGCCTTCCACCAGTCCTCGAAGGAGTGCGCACTTTGCGCATGCGCAGATGCGCATGTATCTACCTCAGAACTATCTACCTCTATAAGAGGTACAGATGTCGCTTCCTGCACGGGGGCCCTGCACTCAGTGCCCACCCCCTGTGCAGCGTGTGCACGGGGGCGGTTCGAAAGGACGTACTCGCTCGAAAGGCGAGCGCCGCCGTCGCTGATCCGCTCGAGGCGTTCGACGACTCCGAGATTCTCGAGCTCCGTCAGGGCATATGACACCGAGCGAACTGAGCATCGAGCTTCAAGCGCGATCGTGGCCCGCGACGGAATGACGGCTTCGAGGCCACCTCGCGACGCCAGAGAGCCGAACACCATGATCGCGGTCGCGCTGACCTTTGGGTCGCGGATCATCCAGGTCGGGATCGCTGCGAATCCTTCTGCCATCTCTCTCATCTCCTTCCTGCTGTTGGTGGACGGTCCGTCTTCCCGCCCTCGTCGTCGAGCCACCACGACCGCCCCCCAAGATCCACGAACGGGATCTCGTTCTCGTGGCGGCGCTCATGCCGACTGATCGCCCACCCCGGCGGAGCCACCCCCTGATGCGCGACCCCATGGCACTCGCCCGTGTTGTGATTCCCGGCCCCGTCGAGGTGGAGCAGATTCGCGAGATTGTGCCGGCCACCCCTGGACAGGAACCGGCGGTGATGGATCTCCGTCGCCACCCGCCCACAGCCGGCCTCACAGAGACCGCCGGAGCGCTCCTCGAGCGCCCGAACCGTCTTCTCCGGCATGCGCCCGCTCTGTCGATTGCTCACGAGAACACCGCCGATTTCTCGACCCGGAACTCGTGCACCCCGGCCCACCGCATCCGATTCATCGCATGCAGCGCCTCCAGCGTGAGCAGCCCGTCCCGCGTCTTGCTCTCCACCCGCCACGGCTGCGGCTCCCCATCGACACGGACCACATCACCGGCATGAACCTCCTGCAGCATCACGGCCTCCTCGGACTCGAAGCCAACTGGTAGGTCGCGAGGACGAGCTTCGACTGCGTCTGCAGGCTCGACTTCCGTGAATCGACAAGATCCGCGAGCCCCTTCGCGTACCGGTAGGCAATCTGCGCCGCCGCTTCTTCTGCCCGTTCCGGCTCGGTTGCACGGTCCACCGCCGCGGTACGCTCCGCAGCGTTCTTGCCCTCCGCACTGACCTGCGCCCGCGACTTCGCCCGCAGCAGCACCTCGGACGCGTCCCCGCGCACCCGGTCGGCCTCCTTCACGATCCACAGCGCCTTATTCGCGACAGAATCGACGAGCTCGAGCTGGTGGATGATCTGGTCCGGGGTGCGGACCACGCCCGGGGCGGGCGGCTCGATCGCGATTTCCTTCCGCATCTTCGCCACCCACCCCTCAACCTCGGCAGCGGTATGCGGCTGCTCGCTCACGCCCCACCTCGCGCCAGAATCTCGGCCTTCGACTCGCGGAGAACCTGATCGAGCGTGAGGTCCTCGACGAGCACGGCGCGCAGGAGACCCGCAGCGCGCGCCTCACCATGGAGCTCGCGCAGACCGTTGATGCCCGCCTCCGCGTCGTCGTCCTGCAGGCACGCCTGGATTCGGTTCACCCAGTCAGCCCGGTCGAACTCCGGTGCCGCAGGGGTCTCCGGCGCCGGCTCGTCCATCAGCTCGCCCTGCACTGTCTCGGGCTCGGCGTCGGGCCGCGGCGCCGGCCGCGGAGCACGCTGCTGCGCGGGGCGCGGTGCCGCCTGATCCATCTCCTCGGAGCTGTACAGGCCGGACAGGTCCTGCGGGAACGCCTTCCGCAGGGCGAGCATCTCCGCACACTTCGCGAGCATGAGGGCAGGCATCTTCTGCCACATCGGCCCGCCCGCCGAGTACGCCTTGAAGGTAGCCACCGCGAACAACGGCTCACGGAACGATCGCCGATACACCCCGACCCGGGCGGCGGCCGGCGGCTTCGAATCGTCGAGCCACACGTCCACCCACGTCATGCCGTCGGCCGTCCACTGGGCGGACGTCTGACCCTCATACTCGCCCGAGCGCTCGGCGACGAGGCGGGCACCATCGATCGAGATCTGGATGCCCCACTTCCCGCCACGCTCGATCGCATAGATCTGGCGAGCGATTGGGTCGAGCCCGGTGCGCTGGCAGTGCGCGAGAAACGCCTCCACCGTTGCCCGCGGCGCAAGCTGCCGATTCTGCCCGCGCCCCGAGACGAGGCCGGCAGCCTCGACGAGCGCGGCCTCCTGTGGGGTCCACTGCGCCGGATCTCCCTGTGCGGGGAGTGCGAGTGCGGTACTCATGCCTTCTGCTCCTTCGTCTGCTTCCCAGCGGTCACGGTCGCCCGCGCCGCCGTCCCCTTCGTGACCACAGCCACGCTCTTCGTATGTGCGTCCGCGAGCTCGTCCCACGCGGCCTGCAGCTTCGCCACACGCTTGATCGCGCGCTGCAGCTGCGCGAACTCCTTCGGATGCGCCGCCTGTGCTGCCTCGAGGTCGACGACCTCCTCGACGGTCTCCGTACCCGGACGGGCCGGCGTGATCGTGACCCGAGCGAGCGGGGACTCCTGCGAGATCCCCAGATCGATGAGGGCCGCGTAGGACGACTTCTTGAGCGCCGCCCACTGCTTCTCCTCGTCCAGCGCGCGGAGGTAGTTAACCGCGTGCGTGTCGACTTCCTCGTTGAGGGCCGGTGCGACGTCGCTGTCCATCGCGGCGAGCACCATGTCAGCGACCTCGACGAGCTCGGCGATCATGCCCTCGTCACGCGGGAACCACTCCCGCGAGCGCGGCCCCGGCCGGAAATCGCCCGGATTGCCGAGGCGCTGCTCCACGTTCAGCCAGCACCCGGTCGCGCCGATGACGTAGCAGCACCACTGCATCTGCCACTCGTACCCGGCCGCATCGAGCGCGGGCGAGCCCTTCGGCAGCGGCTTGCCGGACGTCTTGATCTCGTCGAGCACGATGCCGCCGTCGAAGTCGACCGAAAGGCCGTCCGGGGACGCGAGGTGCCGCGAGTTGCCGGCGGCGTGGAATACTCGGGACTCCGGGACCACCCCGTACCCCGCGAGATCCGCGGCGATGACCGGCTCCCGCTCCTTCCCCCACTCCGTGTAGGCGTTGCCCGTGAACGAGTCGCCGTCGCGCTTCTGCCGGACGAGGTCCTGGATCGCGACTTGCCGGTTCGACGCGGTCATGATCTTCGCGAGCTCGGTCGCGGTCACACCC from Leucobacter allii carries:
- the bet gene encoding phage recombination protein Bet, producing MSTALALPAQGDPAQWTPQEAALVEAAGLVSGRGQNRQLAPRATVEAFLAHCQRTGLDPIARQIYAIERGGKWGIQISIDGARLVAERSGEYEGQTSAQWTADGMTWVDVWLDDSKPPAAARVGVYRRSFREPLFAVATFKAYSAGGPMWQKMPALMLAKCAEMLALRKAFPQDLSGLYSSEEMDQAAPRPAQQRAPRPAPRPDAEPETVQGELMDEPAPETPAAPEFDRADWVNRIQACLQDDDAEAGINGLRELHGEARAAGLLRAVLVEDLTLDQVLRESKAEILARGGA
- a CDS encoding YqaJ viral recombinase family protein, producing the protein MSATFMEPALADLEARAGASDQDREAWLAERRQGVTATELAKIMTASNRQVAIQDLVRQKRDGDSFTGNAYTEWGKEREPVIAADLAGYGVVPESRVFHAAGNSRHLASPDGLSVDFDGGIVLDEIKTSGKPLPKGSPALDAAGYEWQMQWCCYVIGATGCWLNVEQRLGNPGDFRPGPRSREWFPRDEGMIAELVEVADMVLAAMDSDVAPALNEEVDTHAVNYLRALDEEKQWAALKKSSYAALIDLGISQESPLARVTITPARPGTETVEEVVDLEAAQAAHPKEFAQLQRAIKRVAKLQAAWDELADAHTKSVAVVTKGTAARATVTAGKQTKEQKA